The DNA region ggctacaatggctggagctgggctgatccaaagctaggagcccagagcctcctccaggtctcccacatgggcgtaggggcccaaggacttgggccaacctctactgctctcccaggccacagcagagagttggattggaaatggagcagccgggacccgaactggcaccaattgggatgccagcaccgcaggcagtggcccatatatatatagttttagagacagagagagagagagcactcccatcagctgattcactcctcaaactcCTGCACTGgcaaggactgagccaggctaaagctgggagctgagaacgcAATGGCAAGAATCCAGCTACTCaaaccgtcacctgctgcctcgtagcatctgcacaggcaggaagctgggatcaggtaCCTGAGCCAAGATGggacccagatactctgatgtgagatgcaggtgtcttaacctgtGTCTTGAGTGTTAGGCCAAATATCTGCCCTTCACAATTGTTTTCAAAGCTCTTGGAGAAGGAGAGTTTAGTGAGAGAAGTGAACACTCTTCATCAGGTTTTAGCTGTAGAAGTGTTAGGCAGAATCCTCCTCTAGGCCACCACAGTCCAATGGGCAATGCTCCCTACAATTACCTGTTAAAGTGCCCTAACATGATTTctcattgctctttttttttttaaacatagcattccattttttatttaataaatataaatttacaaagtataaGTTTTGAATTcttgcagcttttccccccataacctccctcccacccacaaccatctcatctcccactccctctctcatcccattcttcatcaggattcattttcaattatctttatatacagaagatcagcttagtacatactaaataaagatttcaacagactgcacccacacaaccacacaagatatagagtgctgttcgactagtagttttatcgttaattctcatagtacaacacattaaggacagaggtcctacatggggagcaggtgcacagtggctcccattgttgatttaacaattgacactcttatttatgatgtcaataatcacccgaggctcttgtcatgagctgccaaggctatggaagccttttgagttcacaaactctaatcttatttagacgaggccataatcaaagtggaagttctctcctcccttcagagaaaggtacctccttctctgattgcccgttctttccactgggatctcactcacagagatctttccctcAGGTCatttttggcacagtgtcttggcttttcattcctgcgaaactctcatgggccttttagccagatctgaatgccttaagggctgattctgaggccggagtgctgtttagggcatttgccattctgtctCATTGCTCTTTTCTATGCTGAGATTAAGATGCCAGAGAGCAGATGCTGATGGGTATCATGAAGAATCATGGGAAGGGGTCAGGCTCTGGAATGAGAtgaacctgggttcaaatccaggcttgACCACTGATAAACCATGTGATGTTTCATAAGTTTTTTATCTCCCTGAGGCTTAGTTTTATAAccccaaagcaaaaataaaagtatatccCTTGCCTAGCTGTTATGATAATTACTTGAGATAAGGTACACGAAATCTCTACATATGGAAACCAGGTTTTTTTTCCCTGGACAAATTCATGATTTGGAGAGAGCAGTCTTCTGCCTTTTTTTACAAGCCCTATGAAAAACTAAAACACAATTAAATAGGTTTGTAAGACCATGTAACCAGCTTAATTTACATAAAAACTAGAAACATTTTCCACATAGTTGGGTAGTGAAAAATCTGGCCAAACCAAAAGAACATCAAGTAGAGGGTAgagactttttctttctcttcccaaaATAAGGAAATGGAGACAGAATCCTGTCTGTCTTGATGATACTTGGTAATTCAAGGATAATGAGATGTCCATTTTTGCCTTTACCTCCAGTTTGATATATTTTTGTGGAAATGGATTCAGGTTGGTTTTAGAatttttgtcaaagatcagcAATTCATTTTTCCTGCAAGCTCATAGAATCAggtaattttaaaacagaaaactcaGAAGTGAGATGAGAGGGTTATTCTGGGACAAATTAGTGATAGGATAGAACAACTAGTAGTAATCACAATGTACGTGCAGTGATGAGGACAATAGTTAACATTACTGAAGAAGTTACTGTTCAACAGGGAATGTGTTAAGCACATTTCGTACATGTCCTACTTTATGGCCAATACAAATGTTCATCCTGTTTTAATATCCATTTCAAAGACAGGGAAACCAAAGCGCTGTGGTCTCCACTAACAAGTCATCATCGAGCGTCTGTGAGATGGGCCATTATAAGCCATCTATGAATGTTGTCTGTTGGGGTAATGTGGATTTGCTCATTGTTTCTACAATAACAAATTATTTTGCCAACCCACATTCCTGGAATATTCCTATAGGTTAGGTTTTTTTCAACCTTGACACTATTGACATTTGGACTTTCTTGTGTGTTGTTGGATGTTCAGTGGCATCACTGGCCTTCACCCACTAGAGGCCAGTAGCACCCTTCATGTGTAACAATGGAAAATCTCCTTATATACTGCCAAATGTCTGCTGGGGGACAAATTGGCCCCTGGTTGAGAACCTCTGCTTAGAGTCTTTAGACAAGCTTCTTATTTagtcaaaaaaataattacatacaGTTGAATGATAGAAACGTATTGCTCAGGTACTGACCCTCTAAAAATTGTGAGCAGCATCATGTTCAGGAACATCAGTCAATCCCAATGACAATGCCCTCTCCCGTGCTTGAAAAGTAACTCCTTGCCTCTGAAGGTAGTTTTCCATTGGCAGTATTTCATTTGAAGCTCATTAACACATGTATGTTGATGCTGAGTCAGGAACTATCATCTATTGCAAACATGGTCTACCAGTTTTCCATCATTGCtgcaacaaattaccacaaacttggaTGGCTTAAacaatagagttttttttttatcttacagTCCTGGAAACTCAAAATATGAAGCCAAGGTATAGGCAGGGCTATGGTCTCTGAAGACTTCAGGCCAGGACCCTTTCTTGTGTCTTCCTAGTTTCTTGTGGTTGCTGGTAGTCCTTGGTATTCCTTGGCTTGTGAGCACATCACTTCAGTAGCTACCTCTGTAATAAAATGGTATTCTTCTGTGTCTATGGATGTCCACCGAGTTTCCCTCTTCAAAAAAGACACCAGTAATTAAATTAGGTGCATCTATAGCCCTTtggttatctttaaaatatttatttatttgacagccagaCAAGTCAGGAGCCTAAAGTtgcatccaagtcttccacatgagtaacaggggcccaactacttaggccatcttccattgccttcccgaacttattagcatgaagctggatcagaagcagagcagccagggtttgaacctgTACCTCAGTATGAGATGCTTGTGTTATAATCTGCGGCCTACCCCACTGTGCCAGAATGCAGACccctactcattttttttttttaaagatttatctttacgtatttgacaggcagaattatagagaaggagaggggaagagacagagagagaaagagatcttccatctactggttcactcccctgttaatagccaggactgggctaggccaaaactaggagcccagGTACAACCATAACTTGATGACATTTGCAAAGAAGGTAACATTTACATGATCAGagattaggacttcaacatatctGGGGACACAGTTCTGTCTGTTACACTGCATAAATATTAAGGGGTTCTGGgagacaaagtggaagttgtGTGGTTTTACCTTCCTGGCTTCTCTGTTGTCTGTCCTCCTCCTTTTTTGTCTCTGGCAAGggcacttgtcgctcccccactcgcggaggaatgacaccggaccctgcgctgttctctttgcccggcccttcctgggtttgctgctggcccctcactcgcggaggaatgacaccgaCTCAGGTTAGCTGCCgcaccccccccacctctgtggaggggcggcacccccaccgctttccctgcttccgcggaggagcggcacaccgctggctggctctctcaggggttgctcagatgttcctcagatgttctcCGGTacgtgttgtctctctcctcctttatagtcctcttccaccaatcccaactctgctgcccacacgccaagcacgctgctctcctccagtcaggagcaggatcagctcctgcagcttatcggtcaaattggcgaggcagctgtgtagaagttgtttgctgtctctcagtgccatattgtgggagatcagatgcatagaattagtcttagtagTACCAGTAATCTAGTTGTCTctgttgctccccacaggcacttGGCACTGGATTGAGGGTCCACctagataatccaggataatcttcTCATACCAAGGTCATTAATTTAAGTACTTCTGTAAAGAtcactttatttttccaaattaggtAACATTCATGGCATTGGGGTATGGACGTATCTTTCTGAAGGCCAGCATTTAGGCCATCACATAGATGATTGAATTTAAAACAGAATAGACTTTGACTTGTCTGCAATGGATTTGGTGTAGTCCTGTCTGAAGTGGAGTAGATCAAATTACCCACCAAGGTTATTTCTGATTGATTTAATTTAAGGATTCTGTGAGCATGTCAGAGTTTTGGTTTTCAAGACCTTGGTTAAACAGGAAGAGATAACTGTAGGCAAATCTATCATGAGTAAATCATACACCAGGGACACTATTTTCAATAGATTTAAATTCATAAACATTTTGTATTCAGGACAATatgcaaaggtacttcaaaaaggtcatggagagatgaattaaaagataattttggtgcaaaatgtttaaattcatatatactttttcaaaatccatgcatactttttccatagcacacatttttcatgaacattttcctgtgcattttccatgatcctTGAGTATATTCATACTCAACTTTGgaataagcaatttttttaacatttagaaATCTATTAAATGATGTAAATTTTGAAATGGATCAAGTTAAAGCCTGAATTGGTATTTACTTAGCATTAATCTTCCCAAATCATTTGTGCTATATAAGTCAGATTTGGATGGTTAGATTTAAAAGATATAGGGCCAAAAACAGCCCACAATATATGACATATTACCACAGAATATAGAGTATATAAAGGATCCTTGTTCTAAATTTATTAAATGATGTGAATTTTGATATTTCTATTaaacattaaattattaaatgttgAAGATGGGCCAAGTTAAAGCCTGAGCTGGTGTTTTTTGACATTAATCTTCCCAAATCATTTGCTGCTTCTTGTGGCACCGAGAGCTGCAGGCTTTTGAATTGTGTGGTCTAAGTACTGGGAGAGCCTTAACAAACCTCCACACCTTCTTTGGTCTGTTTGGCTTGTGGAGGCAGTGAGGTCCCAGCATGTTGGAAAAGAAGTAGGAGCTGGCTGTTAACGCCGAAGGAAAACCCTCCCCGGCTGTCTGGCCAGCTTACCAGTGCAGGAAAGGAGGCAGAGCGTGAGGGTGCTGCTGACCGCCGCAGCTGGGCTATTTCTCAAGGAGGGAAGAAGAGCAAATGAGGCCAGCATCAGGTTTCATACCCAAGGCTGTGTCTGAGATCCTGAAGGCCCAGTAGGCACGTGGGAGGATGGAATCTCAAACTCAGCAGTCAGGGAACTGCGTATTCTCAAAAATCTTCTGTCTGTACCTCCCAGCAGGTGTATTTATGATTGAGTACGTGCTGAAGAGAGATTACCTAACAAATGTCTTAACACTACTAAACCAATacaagagaaaacatttgaaagtacTGTGGAGAGATGAAGCAGAAAATTCAACACTCCACTTCTTAGTTCTTACAAGCTGAAATAACAAcataccatagactgggtggcttatgaACAatagaacaactttttttttttttccctcacatTCTGGAGGCCGGGATGTACAAGATCAAGGTGCTAACTGATTCAGCATGGTTTAGCACAATTTTCTTGCTCTGTCCTCATATGGTAGAAAGGGTATGGGTCTCTTTGGGACCTCTTTTATCAGAACACTAATCCCAATCATGAAGACAGAGCTGCTTCAAATCACAGCCTCAAAGTCCAGCCTCTTAATACAGCCACACTGGGCTTTAGGATTGTAATACATGAGTTTTTGTGGGGACAGAAACACTCAGAATTACACTTTGTATTGACACATTAGTCCCTTTCTTCTTCTGTACATTACTGAAATCCACTGTCTTGGGGGTACCTGGAGGCTTTACTATTCACTAAATTTTGACTTATGAgtattttcatatacatatatatttgtcatGATTTTTAAACTCAATGACATTCAATTGATTTAACAATAAGCTGTGATATCACACAAAGCAAGTACGCTATCTTCACAAGGAAACCAACGCTTAGAGAAGTTAGACTACCTGTATGACACCACACAGCTAATGAGTGCTTAGAACATGGCTCTCCTGCCAGTGGTTAGTACAGTGGATGTCTCACCACAAGGTACTGTACCCCTGACAATGGGAGAGCCTGTCTGAGGACATGATGCAATCAGAATTATCTTTGGAAAATGGGATTTGTGGTGGGGGCCATTTGACAGTATTCTGTCAGACAGAGAAGCTACCTCATTCTAGTAGAaatgaagaggtttttttttttttaatttttactagctgggatttttttctaaatatagagGATTACAGCATTTCTTCATGAATTAAGGCTTGAAAGTCATAGGGAAAGTATGACTAcgtttattttacagatgaaaaaacacAGGCTTAGAGATGTTACGTAGTTCACAGTGGAGTCTGGACTTTGCCTGTAGCTTCTGGAGAGAAATTTGTATCATAACTATCtggaatgtttttatttgagaatgtGGCTGGCCATGACTGATAATCTTCAGATGAGAGCAGACCACACCAGAAAGCTCAGCCATGTGATTTTAGAATTGGGTCTTTGAATCATGTGGTATCAGTTAACCTGGAGGCTGAATCTCAACTACAGAGGCAGTCAGTCAATCCATCACGCTTACCTAATAGGACCACATAACAGCTCTGCTCACGGGGAGACCTGGGTCAGCTTCTCCGGTTGGCAGCACTGCATGTGTGGTTATCACCCACGAGTGAGTGAGAGGCAGTATGTGCTAAGGGCATGTGGAATCCTCTGTTCCCCTGCATTACAATTGGTCATCACCAGGTGTGTAACAGCCTTCCTGATTACTGTGGGCCTTTCTCGTGAATTAGCAAGCACAAGGGTAGTTTTGGGAAACTACTGACTTTTAAATTGGTGCAGAAGTCAGAGAAATCTTGTATGAATTTTCCCTTTTTACTTTGTAGCTGGACTGTAACTCTTGCAGTGGGTGTCAGAAATGATCATGCACTCAAACTATAGTTTGGCTAACTCCACGTTAGTAACCAGAGCCAAAGCCTGAAATGGAACCCAAATGATTGTAACACAGGTGACACACAAGTGCGCATACAATactacaatactttttttttttatttacaaaatagtgTTAATCAATCACCATAGTGCGTCCTACCAGGAATATCCAAACCAGTGTAGAAATTGCTGAAACAAACTTCAGTAGAAACGACAGTAACCAGAGCATCTGGAAAGTAGGGTGTAGTGGGAGGTAATAGGAAGGAGTCAGTCTGCTGGGGCACAAAGCAGCAGAACCCAGTGAGAACTAGTTCCTagtttttggctttggcttgacacaaccccagctattgcagccatttgggggagtgaaccagtggatggaagatcaatctctgtccctccttctctctctataactgcctttcaaataaataaatctttttaaaaatcacttttaactttttaaattactttaaattttaatcatACTTTCTATAATGCAAGTATATCATAAATAAgtgtatttcacattttatttgattTGCATATTAAGCTATATGTTCATCCTGATAGGCTGGCTTTAACCAATAATACAATCAGCTAATGATAACAGAAAGTAGATGATCATATTGTCAATTCATATGCTACTCAGTGGAAAAGCAGTGGTGTAGATTGCAAATCTCAGGCTTCAGTTGAAATTCTTGTTTGTTTCATCCATGACCGTTTGATAGCCAGGCCAAATTTTCTTTACCTGAACATCTGCATGGGTCATTTTCACCTAAGAGAAGCAAGATATTATGACACTCCCTTTGCAATTTGTACTTTTTTAGGCAAGCCAAGACAGTGATTCTCAAGTTAAAAACATTTAGAATCAGATCACATGATAAAGTTGACAGCAAAACtcattaaaggaagagagagattctaATACCACTTCAGTAGGGGAAAAAACCTATGTGCACTTAATCTGTTCCACTGATTATATAAATTTTCcaacagttattttaaaagtttctttcatttttaagattagaGATCAGATACTTAAAAAAGCAAattgatagtttatttttttctacaactAACAATTTATTAGgagcaaataaacaaattgatagTTTATTAAGTTGTCCTAGAGACTTAAATGTCTTTGAAATCTTACAACCATGCAAAGATGTGCATTTGGAATCATGGGATCTGCATGCCAAACTACTTCTGGATATTCAGTTTTGCAAAAAGTTAAAGCCAGAGAGATGGTTTTCATATCAAATGGTTTCATAAGAGCTGAGTTGGTTCCAAAGAGGACCTCTGTTCTCGGCAGTAGTATCCGGCCTATGTTATCTGCTTCGTGACTTGTAATTGCTGATATGTAGCTCACAATTAGTACACAAGGCCTTAATATAAGTGATATAattgattttcagaaaaataatttttttattcactGACCTCCTTTGAAGAACTGGAATTTTTACCATTCCAAATACTCTGAATTAGAACTAAGCAACTATATTTTACTCACAATTGTGTTAACATGTAAGGAAatacttttatgatttttttggaGTCTGAACAACTCAGAAACTGAACTCCCTTCCTAGATCTACATACTTgattttcttacaaaaataacTTATTATGCAATATTAATATGAAAAAGGCAGTCTCTGACAGTAAACTAATAAGTGGAATAACCCCTGTTTCATCATGAGCTAGAGTGAAACATTTTTCACTGTAAAATTATTCTTCTTACctgaacaaaaaagaaattatttttagtttatagtCATCCAAAAAAGACACAGGTTGAAACACAAAGTCTGGGTAGTAAAAATGTATTAGAAAGATGCTACAAAAACCAGCAATTGTATAGGGAACATTTTTATGAAAGCAATTTCAGAAAATAAGTGAACACATTTATCTCTAAAAgtcttttcttgccttttttttgggggggggcaggcagagttagacagtgaaagacagaaagttcttctttctgttggttcacccccccacccccaaatggctgctatggccagcgcaccgcagcgatccgaagccaggagcaaggtgcctcctcctggtctcccatggggtgcagggcccaagcacttgggccatcctccactgcactcccaggccacagcagagagctggactggaagaggagcaaccgggacagaatccagctccccaactgggactagaacccggggtgccggcgccgcaggtggaggattagcctagtgagccacagtgctggccaaaaaTATAaagtcttctctctgtctctctctctcactgtctaactctgcctgtcaaaaaaatatatagtctACTTTGATATATTTGTGATACTCTACAATGCCCAATGAATTGCTATACATTTACTTCATTTATGCACTTACTGTTGTAAAAAAGTActcaatttgaaaatttaaaagtatttcttgaacttttataagtgaaagaaaaacaaagaatctcTTTATGTTAATGTAGCATGAAATCGCTGtatctgtttattttgtaacatcatgagcatttttaaaagaaaaaatataatcagAATATTTAAGTTACCTCTGTTTCGGCCAGTCACAAAACTTCCAGTGAAAAAGTTCACTTTGTATATCTTACCCATGTATGTAGACAATAGCAGAGAAGGCTGTGGTGGAGCCAGACACCCAGAACCTCATTTCTAGGGGACAGCAATCTACAGCCAATGGACTAAATTTGGCCTGGGGCCTGTTTTTGCATAGCGCTAAGAatgctttctgtttctttaaagggTTGTTAATAAAATAAACCACCAACAAAAGAATACACAACAAAGAATGGTCTCTAAAGCCTAAGATACTTATGATGTGGCCCTGTACTGAACAAGTTTGCAAACCATTTCTACCAGTGTTTTACAGAATTCGGAGTGGAGCTACAAACCAAGATAATGTTTGTTTATTCCCACCatgaagatatattttaaatctcTATAAATCCTATCTGGTTGCTTAATAATTTAGACTAACAGTGACATTGAAATCTGTCTTCCATTATCACCTTTCTTGCCATTTCAGGTTTCAAAAAACTTCAGCACTGTTTTTGGGGCTGAAACTACCTTTATTTTATTAGTAGTTGGAAAAATTAACAagtacaggggaaaaaaattagTCCACTAAAGAGAAGCGGGAAATCAAGTTCCACCTTTAAGATTGGCAATTTCTCTGTGAGGGAACCTAGACCCGGTGAAGAGAAAAAGCGCTGTGAATTAGAGCCAGAGCCTGCAGGCCAGGTGAGAGAGATTATAGCACCTTCCACAGATTCTAATTGCCTCAGGTGTGAAAACAAAGTCCTATTGACTTAGCTCATCTCTGGAAACAGGTATTGATATAGGTAGAAAACAAGTGATGTGGTTATCTTTTACCAGAGATAGTAACACAGTGGGAATTTCTAAAATGAAACTTCaatctcaatttttttcaaacactactttttttttttttttttacaagccaATACACATTCTGAAGGGTTGGCAAATACCGGTATTACGCAATCCAATTATACCAAAACCACATTTAGCCTGGggtagatatatttatttttggtaaCATACATTAAGTGGCACTAATTACACAGGAACCATAAGGTAACAAACCTGAAACCACAGAGCTGTAACTGCCACAGCCGCATGGACTTGGGTCTTGCTGGTTGAGTCCCcactccccccctttttttgaaaCAAACTGGATACCCAGAGGTACACCAATGAGATCTGCTAAGGAGCAAAGCGCCACAGTGGTAACACATCAGAGTACCCTGCAGCTGccaggtgggatgctggttttAAAGTAGTTCCAACCTGATTCACAGGAGACACCTGCTTTCTCTTTCAAGAAAGAAGCAAGAAGTGAAGAAATTCACAGCACCTGCTGTGTCAGGCAGGGTTAGGGTACAGGGcagtggggggtggtggtggtggcctaGTTGGATGTCATTGACCATGGTTGACTTCTAAACGCTGTAGCAAGGTGACTTCCGGTTTGCAGTCTTTGGTAAACTActgataaatggaaaaaaaaaaacgccaATAAGCAGGCAGGAAACCCAGCGAACACGCCACTCGCCCCGTGCCGCAAGGTTTCACAGGACCAGGCAGCCCCACCTCTTCTTGCCGCGTCTGGCGTGCAGAGCAGCCCTCGTGGCCATCTCAAACACCTCCCTCACGCCCTCTTTGGTCTTCGCCGAACACTCCAGGTAGCCGAAGGCGCCAATCCTGCTGGCCACgtccctgcctgcctcaggcCGCACGGGCTCCTGCTTCCAGGCCGCCAGCGCCCGCCTGGTGCCCGCGTCGTTCCGCAGGTCCTTCTTGTTCCCCACCAGGACGAGGGGCACGCCGGGGCAGAAGTGCCGGACCTCCGGGGCCCACTTGGCCGGCACGTTCTCCAGGCTGTCCGGGCTGCTGATGGCGAAGCACAGGAGCACGACGTCGGTGTCCGGGTAGGACAGCGGCCGCAGGCGGTCGTACTCCTCCTGGCCGGCCGTgtcccacagcgccagctccacccGCCGGCCGTCCACCTCCACGTCGGC from Oryctolagus cuniculus chromosome 8, mOryCun1.1, whole genome shotgun sequence includes:
- the LOC100346856 gene encoding transforming protein RhoA translates to MAALRKKLVVVGAGACGKTSLLVVFSRDHFPEEYVPTVFENYVADVEVDGRRVELALWDTAGQEEYDRLRPLSYPDTDVVLLCFAISSPDSLENVPAKWAPEVRHFCPGVPLVLVGNKKDLRNDAGTRRALAAWKQEPVRPEAGRDVASRIGAFGYLECSAKTKEGVREVFEMATRAALHARRGKKSSLPKTANRKSPCYSV